A single genomic interval of Chitinophaga sp. 180180018-3 harbors:
- a CDS encoding TonB-dependent receptor, whose product MSTSTCKLLSLLGGICCSLPTLAGIIKGKVSDSKTHEPIVGAVIEAESGKMKYKTVANLDGSFVFKNLPEGNYEVKIKFIGYKSSEEFKVTLKDARSIESIGNIELKDEIKELGAVNINGGSKHSDSYVRAMEKNGDVVQNILSARAIQLLPDVTVANALQRVSGVTIQRDNSGEGRYAIIRGMAQRYNNTLVNGVKIPSPDDKYRFVPMDLFPSDMLERLEVIKALTPGMEGDAIGGTMNLVMKSAPDHFMLNASLAGGYSTLFSDRPFSAFDHAGMKSPSPAEIHGNGYTATAADFRLNHFHYHDKSSPVNTTAGLTIGNRFFNKKLGVIVSASYQNFFRGSNTQTIIPSANTNIIPQPTTLMITDVLDREYSTQTNRIALHNKIDYVFNDRNTISLYNFYVHQNEYQTRYTNDTTFGTNSSAVQKSVDVEYRSRWQIQDIYNATLHGAHQLSNQVSFDWSGVYSIAKSNVPDMASYDFNSNVLFDGKGNATGADSSTYGMSVRHIWQRNSDKDWAGYANLTYRPFIFNQEIELDGGGLYRYKTRDNYYNDYSLKPFYGSTQAFHTIDTLSLAFNPTQNGSGSVSALTPNSYTAHEKIAAGYIQARFLLLKALQVIGGVRVENTQQDFTTVMPAEFSGKNGTIRYTDVLPSIHFKYMLDSKENIRLSYFKSISRPGFGELVPYSIPGEQFTEMGNPYLKHVRADNIDARYELFPGGSDQLLLGGFYKQLQNPIEYFVINQGGPSNLNIQAQNTDKATNFGFEAVYTKFFGKFGVSANYTYTHSEVTTPKTTKYYDKVSAQTLTGTTTQTRPLQGQADHVGNASLLYKNPKIGLDMQLAFSYTGKRIAQVSSWYGLDIWQKPYTQLDFSLEKSLSKHFFFYTKINNITNSANRLYIKVDEAVLDNFISQGLPGQKAGSHIVNMQKQVVYLNFLGGIKYKF is encoded by the coding sequence ATGTCTACCTCCACATGCAAACTATTGTCACTTTTAGGTGGTATATGTTGTTCCTTACCAACCCTAGCCGGTATCATCAAAGGGAAAGTATCCGATTCCAAAACTCACGAACCCATTGTGGGGGCGGTGATAGAAGCGGAGTCCGGAAAGATGAAATACAAAACCGTGGCGAATCTTGATGGTAGTTTCGTATTCAAAAATCTGCCTGAAGGAAACTATGAAGTAAAGATCAAATTCATTGGATATAAGTCTTCGGAAGAATTCAAGGTAACCCTGAAAGATGCCAGGAGTATCGAATCCATCGGTAATATTGAATTAAAAGATGAGATTAAGGAACTGGGAGCTGTGAATATAAACGGAGGCAGCAAGCATAGTGATAGCTACGTACGTGCCATGGAGAAAAACGGGGATGTAGTGCAGAATATACTTTCTGCGAGAGCTATTCAACTGCTGCCAGATGTAACGGTTGCCAATGCCCTGCAACGTGTCAGTGGCGTGACTATTCAGCGCGATAACAGCGGTGAAGGACGCTACGCCATCATCCGCGGTATGGCGCAACGTTATAACAATACGCTGGTGAATGGGGTGAAGATCCCAAGCCCCGACGATAAATACCGCTTTGTTCCGATGGATCTGTTTCCATCCGATATGCTGGAAAGGCTGGAAGTAATCAAAGCCCTGACACCAGGAATGGAAGGAGATGCCATTGGTGGTACGATGAACCTGGTGATGAAAAGTGCACCAGACCATTTCATGCTCAACGCAAGCCTGGCTGGTGGATATTCCACCCTCTTTTCCGACAGGCCATTCAGCGCATTCGATCATGCAGGTATGAAGTCGCCTTCTCCGGCCGAAATTCACGGTAACGGATATACGGCAACTGCTGCTGATTTCAGGCTGAATCATTTTCATTACCACGATAAATCATCGCCGGTAAATACTACAGCGGGACTCACCATCGGTAACCGGTTCTTTAATAAAAAACTCGGTGTAATCGTTTCTGCCAGCTACCAGAATTTCTTCAGGGGCTCCAATACACAAACGATCATCCCCAGTGCCAATACCAACATTATTCCGCAGCCCACTACCCTGATGATCACAGATGTGCTGGACAGAGAATACTCCACACAAACCAACAGGATTGCCCTGCATAATAAAATTGACTACGTATTCAACGACCGTAACACCATCTCGCTCTATAATTTTTATGTGCATCAGAATGAGTATCAGACAAGATATACCAATGATACCACTTTCGGCACCAACTCTTCTGCTGTTCAAAAGTCGGTAGATGTAGAATACAGGAGCAGATGGCAGATACAGGATATTTACAATGCTACCCTACATGGGGCGCATCAGCTGAGTAACCAGGTTTCGTTCGACTGGAGCGGTGTATACTCCATTGCTAAAAGTAATGTACCGGATATGGCGTCGTACGATTTTAATTCCAATGTACTCTTCGATGGAAAAGGCAATGCCACCGGCGCCGACTCTTCTACTTATGGTATGAGCGTGCGGCATATCTGGCAGCGCAATTCTGACAAGGATTGGGCAGGATATGCCAATCTTACCTACCGGCCGTTTATTTTTAACCAGGAGATAGAATTAGACGGAGGTGGTTTATATCGTTATAAAACGAGAGATAACTATTACAACGACTATAGCCTGAAACCGTTCTATGGAAGTACCCAGGCATTTCATACCATTGATACCCTGAGCCTGGCATTCAACCCTACACAAAACGGAAGTGGCAGCGTGAGTGCGCTGACCCCCAATAGTTATACTGCCCATGAAAAAATAGCTGCCGGTTATATACAGGCCAGGTTCCTGTTATTAAAGGCCCTGCAGGTCATCGGCGGCGTGCGGGTAGAAAATACGCAACAGGATTTCACTACAGTGATGCCAGCTGAATTCTCCGGAAAAAATGGTACCATCCGTTATACAGATGTATTGCCCAGCATACACTTCAAGTACATGCTGGATAGCAAAGAAAATATCCGTTTATCTTATTTTAAATCCATCAGCAGACCCGGATTCGGAGAACTGGTGCCCTATTCTATTCCGGGCGAGCAGTTTACAGAAATGGGTAACCCCTACCTGAAACACGTGCGGGCCGATAATATTGATGCCCGTTACGAGCTTTTCCCCGGTGGCTCCGACCAGTTATTACTCGGAGGTTTTTACAAACAACTGCAGAATCCTATTGAGTATTTTGTTATCAACCAAGGTGGCCCAAGTAACCTGAACATACAGGCACAGAACACCGACAAAGCCACCAATTTCGGTTTTGAAGCTGTTTATACAAAATTCTTCGGCAAATTTGGGGTGTCTGCAAACTATACCTACACCCACTCAGAAGTGACTACGCCCAAAACCACTAAGTACTACGACAAGGTATCAGCGCAAACATTAACCGGTACCACTACCCAAACCCGCCCTTTACAGGGTCAGGCAGATCACGTGGGTAACGCATCGCTCCTGTATAAAAACCCGAAGATCGGCCTTGATATGCAGCTGGCATTTTCCTACACCGGTAAGCGGATCGCGCAGGTATCTTCCTGGTATGGGCTGGATATCTGGCAAAAGCCATACACCCAGCTGGATTTCTCACTGGAAAAAAGTTTGTCTAAACACTTCTTCTTCTATACCAAAATCAACAACATCACCAATTCGGCTAACAGGTTGTACATAAAAGTAGATGAAGCCGTGCTGGACAATTTCATCTCTCAGGGCCTGCCAGGTCAGAAAGCGGGCAGCCATATCGTTAACATGCAAAAACAGGTGGTATACCTCAACTTCCTGGGCGGAATTAAATACAAGTTTTAA
- a CDS encoding metallophosphoesterase gives MRNSIHKALYLLPVAAILFGACKKDKNDDKKEEPGQVQFIFTSDAHYGITRAKFQGKTNVDAHTVNAAMIAKINGMPDVTLPADGALNAGQKIGSIDYLFEAGDIANRMEVSSNVQTGAASWEQFKTDYLQSLTIKGQNSQKAAVLMVPGNHDVSNSIGYYTAMSPITDATSMANIYNLMFNTSIKTAANFNPKADRINYSKEIAGVHFCFIQMWPDSSVRVWMEKDLQAVPAVTPVVIVAHDQPAVVSNHFTNPNGDHSINNTDKFDNVLDEVFKSGKTANTADATEQRGFVAFLKKHTNIKAYLHGHVHESKFYTYTGPDNDVSLATVGADSPMKGVVSAADETKLSFHFAVLDAKTQMLTVREVYWNPDAANPSAAVKWGNMVNISLK, from the coding sequence ATGAGAAACTCCATTCACAAAGCACTGTACCTCCTTCCGGTAGCAGCCATATTGTTTGGCGCCTGTAAGAAAGATAAAAACGACGACAAAAAAGAAGAACCGGGCCAGGTTCAATTCATTTTCACTTCAGATGCCCATTATGGCATCACCCGCGCTAAGTTTCAGGGTAAAACCAACGTTGACGCACATACGGTAAATGCTGCCATGATTGCCAAAATCAATGGCATGCCTGATGTAACACTTCCCGCAGATGGCGCTTTAAATGCCGGCCAGAAGATTGGCAGCATCGACTACCTCTTTGAAGCCGGTGATATTGCGAACCGTATGGAAGTTTCATCAAATGTGCAAACAGGTGCCGCATCCTGGGAGCAATTCAAAACAGATTACCTGCAAAGCCTTACTATCAAAGGACAAAATAGTCAGAAAGCAGCAGTTCTGATGGTGCCCGGCAATCATGATGTATCCAACAGCATTGGCTACTACACAGCGATGTCGCCGATAACAGACGCTACGTCTATGGCCAACATCTATAACCTGATGTTCAACACCAGTATTAAAACTGCGGCTAACTTCAACCCTAAAGCCGACAGAATCAACTACTCAAAAGAAATTGCAGGCGTTCACTTCTGCTTTATCCAGATGTGGCCCGATTCGAGTGTAAGAGTTTGGATGGAGAAAGATTTGCAGGCAGTTCCGGCTGTTACTCCGGTAGTTATCGTGGCACATGATCAGCCTGCGGTTGTATCCAATCACTTTACCAACCCTAATGGCGACCATAGCATTAACAATACTGATAAATTTGATAATGTACTGGATGAAGTATTTAAATCAGGTAAGACAGCAAATACAGCAGATGCTACAGAGCAGCGCGGATTTGTTGCTTTCCTGAAAAAGCATACCAATATCAAAGCATATTTACATGGCCATGTGCACGAAAGCAAGTTTTATACCTATACCGGGCCCGACAACGATGTGTCATTAGCAACAGTTGGCGCCGATTCCCCGATGAAGGGAGTAGTGTCGGCGGCCGATGAAACCAAACTGTCTTTTCATTTTGCCGTGCTGGATGCGAAAACTCAAATGCTAACGGTGCGTGAAGTGTATTGGAATCCGGATGCTGCTAATCCTTCAGCAGCCGTAAAGTGGGGTAATATGGTAAACATCAGTTTGAAATGA
- a CDS encoding amino acid adenylation domain-containing protein: MTILFSSRDREAIDPHVSPDFHPHETLVSLFRKTAHSVPGNIAVDFNGSKLSYEELDQRSNQLARLLTAHGVKKGSYVPVYLERSVEWVIAVLAVLKTGAAYVPIDAAYPPKRVAFIIADVEATVIITQSSLFSRSVQLQDTTVLYSDKLPALPAPEPLELVPDADDLAYVIYTSGSTGQPKGVMVTHKAVQHLITWHIRHFGVSKECRLTLVAGLAFDISVWELWSALLSGATLFIATDEERIDTAQLFAFYERNGITHAYTPAVLAPEIVALSREQSGLQLQYLFTGGEKLKPVLTDGLSYQLVDYYGPTEYTIFATWRQVRDVNGAYVSSIGQPIPGTRALILDQHLQPVAESAVGELCLSGIGIAKGYLHNQQLTDTKFVDHPFAPGQKLYKTGDLARWLPDGSIEFLGRIDNQVKIRGFRVELGEVEKALTLLSHISNAAVITMENSRKNKYLVAFIVQEHPNEQQGIALARQQLREELPGYMIPARFICLNEIPVTANGKMDKARLVALAEQAAPENMEQEEGGTATEQLIAQVWAGLLERPFVHYTDSFFDIGGDSLLVAAMATQLRSRLNMKIYIRDVYQFPVLRALAAEIDNRTKLASTVEPGLEDVEPYVELQKDAWLLPDVTFRNDFDYSVLEHQSAVMLTGATGFVGIHLLQELLDHTRATVYCLVRAKDEYHAMEKIYHTFTTYHINIREAQKHRIIPVVGDFSQQHLGLSQEKFDELAEKLEVVYHSGSSVNFIEPYSYMKRPNVDGLREIIRFAGAGKTKCLALLSTISVYSWGHVFTGKTVMKETDDIAQNLLAVSKDIGYVRSKWVMEAVADLAAAQGLPVITYRLGYAMCHSESGASAPYQWWSGLVKNCVEYGSYPLLRELREGLITVDYMAKAIVHITKNRNAIGQKFNLIASPEHNLTLTAFFDLLLQHYDLKMKGLPYKEWRKQWEDEPTNRLYPLTSLFRDNMHEGLSTVELYQDTYEWHKDNVDEFLHGSGIEEPVFDKQLLDRYLGYLGITAKERVS; the protein is encoded by the coding sequence TCTTCCCGTGACCGGGAAGCGATTGACCCGCACGTGTCTCCCGATTTCCACCCACATGAAACACTGGTGTCCTTATTCCGAAAAACGGCGCATAGCGTGCCTGGGAACATTGCAGTGGACTTCAACGGTAGCAAACTTTCTTACGAAGAGCTGGACCAGCGCAGTAACCAGCTGGCCCGGTTGCTTACTGCCCATGGCGTTAAAAAAGGCAGTTATGTACCGGTTTACCTGGAGCGATCTGTTGAATGGGTGATCGCTGTGCTGGCGGTGCTGAAAACCGGCGCAGCCTATGTGCCCATTGATGCAGCTTATCCGCCAAAGCGGGTAGCCTTTATTATTGCAGATGTGGAGGCAACGGTGATCATTACCCAATCGTCCCTGTTTTCGCGGTCAGTACAGCTGCAGGATACTACGGTGTTGTATTCGGATAAGCTGCCAGCACTGCCCGCGCCGGAACCACTGGAACTGGTACCGGATGCCGACGATCTTGCTTATGTGATTTACACCTCCGGATCTACTGGTCAGCCTAAAGGCGTAATGGTGACCCATAAAGCGGTGCAGCATCTGATCACCTGGCATATCCGGCATTTCGGGGTAAGCAAAGAATGCAGGCTTACGCTGGTAGCCGGACTGGCATTCGACATTTCCGTCTGGGAGTTATGGTCGGCGCTGCTGTCGGGCGCAACGCTGTTTATCGCCACAGATGAGGAAAGGATTGATACAGCGCAGTTGTTTGCCTTTTATGAACGTAATGGTATCACCCACGCCTATACGCCAGCGGTGCTCGCACCGGAAATAGTGGCGCTGAGCCGGGAGCAGTCTGGTTTGCAGCTACAGTATTTATTTACCGGAGGGGAGAAGCTGAAACCGGTGTTGACAGATGGCCTGTCGTACCAGCTGGTAGATTACTACGGACCTACTGAGTATACCATATTTGCTACCTGGCGTCAGGTAAGGGATGTAAATGGGGCGTATGTATCTTCCATTGGTCAGCCAATTCCCGGAACAAGGGCTTTAATACTTGATCAGCATTTACAGCCAGTGGCGGAAAGTGCTGTTGGGGAGCTTTGCCTGAGTGGAATTGGCATCGCCAAAGGGTATCTCCATAATCAGCAGCTGACAGATACAAAATTTGTAGATCATCCGTTTGCGCCAGGTCAGAAGCTCTATAAAACCGGTGATCTTGCCCGTTGGCTGCCGGATGGCAGCATTGAATTCCTCGGCAGGATCGATAACCAGGTGAAGATACGCGGCTTCCGTGTTGAGCTGGGAGAAGTGGAAAAGGCGCTGACACTGCTTTCTCATATCAGCAATGCCGCGGTGATCACCATGGAAAACAGCCGTAAGAATAAATACCTCGTGGCGTTCATTGTGCAGGAGCATCCCAACGAACAGCAGGGCATTGCGCTGGCGCGGCAGCAGCTCAGGGAAGAGCTGCCTGGTTATATGATCCCGGCCCGTTTTATTTGTTTGAATGAGATTCCGGTAACGGCGAACGGAAAAATGGACAAAGCCCGGCTGGTGGCGTTGGCAGAACAGGCAGCACCGGAAAATATGGAACAGGAAGAAGGCGGCACAGCTACAGAACAGCTCATTGCACAGGTATGGGCCGGGTTGCTGGAACGGCCGTTTGTACATTATACCGATAGCTTCTTCGACATTGGCGGGGATTCCCTGCTGGTGGCTGCAATGGCCACACAACTGAGATCCCGGCTGAATATGAAGATTTATATCCGCGACGTATATCAGTTCCCGGTACTCCGGGCGTTGGCCGCTGAAATCGACAACAGAACGAAACTGGCTTCCACCGTGGAACCGGGCCTGGAAGATGTAGAACCATACGTGGAGCTGCAAAAGGATGCATGGCTGCTGCCGGATGTCACGTTCCGGAACGATTTCGATTATTCCGTGCTGGAGCATCAGTCGGCCGTGATGCTGACGGGCGCCACCGGTTTCGTTGGGATACACCTGCTGCAGGAGCTGCTGGATCATACGCGGGCAACGGTGTACTGCCTCGTGAGAGCGAAAGATGAGTACCATGCGATGGAAAAGATCTATCACACCTTTACGACCTATCATATCAATATCCGTGAGGCGCAAAAGCACCGGATTATACCGGTGGTAGGCGACTTTTCGCAACAGCACCTGGGCCTGTCGCAGGAGAAGTTCGATGAACTGGCAGAGAAACTGGAGGTGGTTTACCATTCGGGCAGTTCCGTCAATTTTATCGAGCCGTATTCCTATATGAAACGCCCCAACGTAGATGGGCTGAGGGAGATCATCCGTTTTGCAGGTGCAGGAAAAACTAAATGTCTCGCTTTGCTTTCCACTATTTCTGTTTATAGCTGGGGGCATGTATTCACCGGCAAAACAGTCATGAAGGAAACCGACGACATTGCCCAGAACCTGCTGGCGGTGAGTAAAGACATTGGTTATGTAAGAAGTAAATGGGTAATGGAAGCCGTAGCAGACCTGGCTGCCGCACAGGGGCTGCCGGTGATCACTTATCGTTTGGGATACGCGATGTGCCATAGCGAATCCGGTGCTTCCGCTCCTTACCAATGGTGGTCAGGTCTGGTGAAGAACTGCGTGGAGTATGGTTCTTATCCGCTACTCCGCGAGTTAAGAGAAGGACTTATCACGGTGGATTATATGGCAAAAGCGATTGTGCATATCACAAAGAACCGGAATGCGATCGGACAAAAGTTCAACCTGATTGCCTCGCCGGAGCATAACCTCACGTTAACCGCCTTTTTCGATCTGCTGTTGCAACACTATGACCTGAAGATGAAAGGACTGCCTTATAAGGAGTGGAGAAAACAGTGGGAAGACGAGCCAACAAACCGCCTGTATCCGCTCACCAGTTTGTTCAGGGATAATATGCATGAGGGGTTGTCGACGGTAGAGCTGTACCAGGATACCTACGAATGGCACAAGGACAATGTAGACGAGTTCCTCCATGGCTCAGGAATTGAGGAGCCGGTGTTTGATAAGCAGCTGCTGGACAGGTATCTTGGTTATCTGGGGATAACAGCAAAAGAAAGAGTGTCTTAA